One segment of Sporichthyaceae bacterium DNA contains the following:
- a CDS encoding polyprenol monophosphomannose synthase, producing MRGSTDRVLVIVPTYDEAENLARLVTRVFAVLPEVHVLVVDDGSPDGTGEIADGLAAGDPRVHVMHRESKSGLGAAYLAGFAWGMDRVYDVLVEMDADGSHRPEDLPALLAGLSDADLVLGSRWVPGGAVVNWPKHRKLISRAGTTYARIALGVELRDVTGGFRAFRRATLEDLDLLDVHSQGYCFQIDLAWRAVSRGCKVVEVPITFVERELGVSKMSGAIVLEAIWRVTVWGVAKRFGNLRGGTRHGVVPVRAADRTR from the coding sequence GTGAGGGGTTCAACCGATCGGGTCCTGGTGATCGTGCCCACGTACGACGAGGCCGAGAACCTGGCCCGGCTGGTGACACGCGTCTTCGCCGTGCTGCCCGAAGTCCACGTGCTCGTGGTCGACGACGGCTCGCCGGACGGCACGGGCGAGATCGCCGACGGCCTGGCCGCCGGCGACCCGCGGGTCCACGTCATGCACCGCGAGAGCAAGTCCGGGCTCGGCGCCGCCTACCTGGCCGGCTTCGCCTGGGGCATGGACCGCGTCTACGACGTCCTCGTCGAGATGGACGCCGACGGCTCGCACCGCCCGGAGGACCTGCCCGCGCTGTTGGCCGGGCTGTCCGATGCCGACCTGGTCCTGGGCTCGCGCTGGGTGCCCGGCGGGGCCGTCGTGAACTGGCCGAAGCACCGCAAGCTGATCTCCCGCGCCGGCACGACCTACGCGCGGATCGCACTGGGCGTCGAACTGCGCGACGTGACCGGCGGGTTCCGGGCGTTCCGGCGCGCCACGCTGGAGGACCTCGACCTGCTCGACGTCCACAGCCAGGGCTACTGCTTCCAGATCGACCTGGCCTGGCGCGCGGTCTCCCGTGGCTGCAAGGTCGTCGAGGTGCCGATCACGTTCGTCGAGCGCGAGCTGGGCGTGAGCAAGATGAGCGGCGCGATCGTCCTCGAGGCGATCTGGCGGGTCACCGTGTGGGGCGTGGCCAAACGGTTCGGCAACCTGCGCGGCGGTACCCGCCACGGTGTCGTTCCGGTTCGGGCTGCGGACCGCACACGCTGA
- a CDS encoding ABC transporter permease, whose amino-acid sequence MSQVELTARAFLTVRRQRGAMRRLVLSEIGMVFRRRRNLALLALLAAAPLAIGLAVRLNHHDRRGGGPDFMNQVTENGVFLVFTALTITLPLLLPLLVGVVAGDSIAGEAGSGTLRYLLTVPVSRTRLLIAKAVGVLAYTAVAVSIVAVVGLVAGGAFFGLHPVTLLSGDTIPLHEGLLRVVEVTGYVILTLTGFLAVGLFISTLTEVPIAAMAATVGAAVVSAVLDQIPQLGSLRDFLFTHYWTGFGEILRAQVDWHTLGSWLWLQVGYVALFGTAAWARLGGADITS is encoded by the coding sequence ATGTCGCAGGTTGAGCTGACCGCGCGCGCGTTCCTGACCGTGCGCCGACAGCGCGGGGCGATGCGCCGACTGGTTCTCAGCGAGATCGGCATGGTTTTCCGGCGCCGCCGCAACCTGGCGTTGCTGGCGCTGCTTGCGGCGGCACCGTTGGCGATCGGCCTCGCGGTCCGGCTCAACCACCACGACCGCCGCGGCGGCGGGCCGGACTTCATGAACCAGGTCACCGAGAACGGGGTGTTCCTGGTCTTCACCGCGCTGACGATCACGTTGCCGTTGCTGCTGCCGCTGCTGGTCGGGGTGGTGGCCGGCGACTCGATCGCCGGGGAGGCCGGCAGCGGAACGTTGCGGTACCTGCTCACGGTCCCGGTCAGCCGGACCCGGCTGCTGATCGCCAAGGCCGTCGGCGTACTGGCCTACACGGCGGTGGCGGTCTCGATCGTCGCTGTTGTCGGTCTGGTCGCCGGCGGCGCGTTCTTCGGGCTGCACCCGGTGACCCTGCTGTCCGGCGACACGATCCCGCTGCACGAAGGCCTGCTGCGGGTCGTCGAGGTCACCGGGTACGTGATCCTGACGCTGACCGGCTTCCTGGCCGTCGGCCTGTTCATCTCGACGCTGACCGAGGTGCCGATTGCCGCGATGGCCGCGACGGTGGGCGCCGCGGTCGTCTCCGCGGTGCTCGACCAGATCCCGCAACTTGGCTCACTGCGCGACTTCCTGTTCACGCACTACTGGACGGGGTTCGGCGAGATCCTGCGGGCGCAGGTCGACTGGCACACCCTCGGCTCGTGGCTGTGGCTGCAGGTCGGCTACGTCGCCCTGTTCGGCACCGCGGCCTGGGCCCGGCTCGGCGGGGCGGACATCACCAGTTGA
- a CDS encoding ATP-binding cassette domain-containing protein translates to MSSVILETAARVRPGEPGVRWAIRTEGLTKRFGKQIAVNDIDLRVPAGAVYGFLGPNGSGKTTTIRMLLGLVTPTAGTVDLLGRRMPRGGASALARVGSLVEGPAFHPYLSGLANLRRLDACDATADPRTRDERITAALERVGLRAAERKRYRQYSLGMKQRLGIAAALLAPRDLLVLDEPTNGLDPQGTREIRQLVRAVAADGMTVLISSHLLTEIEQVATHVGIMSAGRLLRQGTLAEVLGGADRAVTVTTTDASGTAAALLRLGVREVRTEEGVVHGVLPENVAEEVAPALVMSGVPFTGLQIARPRLEDFFVGLTGEGFDVAG, encoded by the coding sequence ATGAGTTCGGTGATCCTGGAAACGGCGGCCCGGGTACGACCGGGGGAGCCCGGTGTCCGCTGGGCGATCCGCACCGAGGGCCTGACCAAGCGGTTCGGCAAGCAGATCGCCGTGAACGACATCGACCTGCGGGTCCCGGCCGGCGCGGTGTACGGCTTCCTCGGCCCGAACGGATCCGGCAAGACCACGACGATCCGGATGCTGCTCGGGCTGGTCACCCCGACCGCCGGGACCGTGGACCTGCTCGGGCGGCGGATGCCGCGCGGGGGAGCGAGCGCGTTGGCCCGGGTCGGGTCGCTGGTCGAGGGCCCGGCCTTCCACCCGTACCTGTCCGGGCTGGCGAACCTGCGTCGGCTGGACGCCTGCGACGCGACCGCCGACCCGCGCACCCGCGACGAGCGGATCACCGCCGCGCTGGAGCGGGTCGGGCTGCGGGCGGCCGAACGCAAGCGCTACCGGCAGTACTCGTTGGGCATGAAGCAGCGGCTCGGGATCGCGGCCGCGCTGTTGGCCCCGCGCGACCTGCTGGTGCTCGACGAGCCGACCAACGGGCTGGACCCGCAGGGCACCCGGGAGATCCGGCAGTTGGTCCGCGCGGTGGCCGCGGACGGGATGACCGTGCTGATCTCCAGCCACCTGCTCACCGAGATCGAGCAGGTGGCCACCCACGTCGGGATCATGAGCGCCGGTCGACTGCTGCGGCAGGGCACGTTGGCCGAGGTGTTGGGCGGCGCGGACCGCGCGGTCACCGTCACCACAACCGATGCGTCCGGCACGGCCGCGGCGCTGCTCCGCCTCGGGGTGCGCGAGGTGCGCACCGAGGAGGGCGTCGTCCACGGCGTGCTGCCGGAGAACGTCGCCGAGGAGGTCGCGCCGGCTCTGGTGATGAGCGGGGTGCCGTTCACCGGGCTGCAGATCGCCCGGCCCCGCCTCGAGGACTTCTTCGTCGGCCTGACCGGGGAGGGCTTCGATGTCGCAGGTTGA
- a CDS encoding class I SAM-dependent methyltransferase translates to MSEGKHPKSNEVEYDTGLQSFTLESLNSAVNYHAWVRDLVRPYLGEHPIEIGPGLGDYAADWLTAGLPKITLSEIDPSRRALLTNRFGDDSRVEVSDIDVLSPVDAQHSALLAINVLEHIEDHVGALRSAHRLLRPGGAVVMFVPAFPFAMSHFDLQVGHVRRYRLRTLREAYAAAGLSVERMHHVNAPGLPAWFVGMRLLKMTPQDGATVRLWDKYVVPNARKLEAKRHPPFGQSIFAVGRVPGSA, encoded by the coding sequence GTGTCCGAGGGCAAGCACCCGAAGTCGAACGAGGTCGAGTACGACACCGGGCTGCAGTCGTTCACGCTGGAGTCGCTGAACAGCGCGGTGAACTACCACGCCTGGGTCCGCGACCTGGTCCGGCCGTACCTGGGTGAGCACCCGATCGAGATCGGCCCCGGCCTCGGCGACTACGCCGCCGACTGGCTGACGGCCGGCCTGCCCAAGATCACGCTGTCCGAGATCGACCCGTCGCGGCGGGCGCTGCTGACCAACCGCTTCGGCGACGACTCCCGGGTCGAGGTCAGCGACATCGACGTGCTCTCCCCGGTCGACGCGCAGCACTCCGCGCTGCTGGCGATCAACGTGCTCGAGCACATCGAGGACCACGTCGGCGCGCTGCGCTCAGCGCACCGCCTGCTGCGGCCGGGCGGTGCGGTGGTCATGTTCGTCCCGGCGTTCCCGTTCGCGATGAGTCACTTCGACCTGCAGGTCGGCCACGTCCGGCGGTACCGCCTGCGCACACTGCGCGAGGCCTACGCGGCGGCCGGGCTGAGCGTGGAACGCATGCACCACGTCAACGCCCCCGGCCTACCGGCCTGGTTCGTCGGCATGCGCCTGCTGAAGATGACGCCGCAGGACGGTGCCACGGTGCGCCTGTGGGACAAGTACGTGGTCCCGAACGCGCGGAAACTCGAGGCGAAGCGGCACCCGCCGTTCGGTCAGTCGATCTTCGCCGTGGGCCGCGTGCCCGGGTCCGCCTGA
- a CDS encoding acyltransferase: MLQARLGALLRRRAGAAGRRGTRSESRLAWLDVLRGVAALLVVYEHVGYVAMPHVRDFTNTWVSAGDAGVFLFFAVSGYIIPASLERKGNVRGFWISRIFRLYPLWICVYVTVIVFRYEGWYNSHDRVIHSHPAAALLGHGTMLQDLLGVYNSINVMWSLSYEMAFYLLVTCLFVAGLHRFSAQVAVLFGLAALVLGQTLPMLVITDRLGMTKASAAAAAILLVGVAGATSRRRLLALPAGVLLGATALALLALNSRLWPWQSLLIPAYMFLGTAVYRAERGQIKAWKAGAAAVAVLGCAVGSALIGMLHPGPHAGTFDGNRQYVCSLALAVAVFGAGFVLRQAHFPTPLQWVGRISYSTYLVHPVLGAVFARQLRKYGGAHAAPSHQIGVFLLFVTAVLALGSVTYLVIEAPSQRLGHRLAAHRPTPTPLPGRVGTDAAA, from the coding sequence GTGTTGCAAGCCCGGCTTGGCGCCCTGCTGCGCCGCCGGGCCGGTGCCGCCGGGCGGCGCGGAACCCGATCCGAGTCGCGGCTGGCTTGGCTGGACGTCCTGCGTGGTGTGGCGGCCCTGCTGGTCGTCTACGAGCACGTCGGCTACGTGGCGATGCCGCACGTCCGGGACTTCACCAACACCTGGGTGAGCGCCGGCGACGCCGGAGTCTTCCTGTTCTTCGCCGTCAGCGGCTACATCATCCCGGCGTCCCTGGAACGCAAGGGCAACGTCCGCGGCTTCTGGATCAGCCGCATCTTCCGGCTGTACCCGTTGTGGATCTGCGTCTACGTGACCGTCATCGTGTTCCGGTACGAGGGTTGGTACAACTCCCACGACCGGGTGATCCACTCGCACCCCGCGGCCGCGCTGCTCGGCCACGGGACGATGCTCCAGGATCTGCTCGGGGTCTACAACTCGATCAACGTGATGTGGTCGCTGTCCTACGAGATGGCGTTCTACCTGCTGGTGACGTGCCTGTTCGTGGCCGGCCTGCATCGGTTCAGCGCCCAGGTCGCGGTGCTGTTCGGACTTGCCGCGCTGGTGCTCGGGCAGACGCTGCCGATGCTGGTGATCACCGACCGACTGGGGATGACGAAGGCCTCGGCGGCGGCCGCGGCGATCCTCCTGGTCGGAGTCGCCGGGGCGACCAGTCGGCGGCGACTGCTCGCCCTCCCCGCCGGGGTCCTGCTCGGCGCGACCGCGTTGGCGCTGCTGGCGCTGAACAGCCGGCTGTGGCCGTGGCAGAGCCTGCTCATCCCGGCGTACATGTTCCTGGGCACCGCCGTGTACCGGGCCGAGCGTGGCCAGATCAAGGCCTGGAAAGCCGGCGCCGCCGCCGTCGCGGTGCTCGGCTGCGCCGTCGGGTCGGCGTTGATCGGCATGCTCCACCCCGGCCCGCACGCCGGGACGTTCGACGGCAACCGGCAGTACGTGTGCTCCTTGGCGCTGGCCGTCGCGGTGTTCGGCGCCGGCTTCGTGCTACGGCAGGCACACTTCCCGACGCCCCTGCAGTGGGTGGGGCGGATCAGCTACTCGACCTACCTGGTGCACCCGGTCCTCGGCGCGGTGTTCGCGCGGCAGTTGCGCAAGTACGGCGGGGCGCACGCAGCGCCGTCGCACCAGATTGGCGTGTTCCTGTTGTTCGTGACGGCCGTCCTGGCGCTGGGCAGCGTGACCTACCTGGTGATCGAGGCGCCGAGCCAGCGGCTCGGCCACCGCCTCGCCGCTCACCGTCCCACCCCCACGCCACTCCCGGGCCGAGTTGGAACGGACGCGGCGGCCTGA
- a CDS encoding glycosyltransferase 87 family protein, with protein MFDWHVFAPQGSLLLLAAVLMIVAERKQWRPSLLVVVVVALALRGEMALVSYNIQPYDTFHYFFEVGRRVLAHQDLLNHKNDNPSLPGAMVSSGWSYLPVYAWPLGGMYWIAKHGILPWYLASKLAPIGADTVVAVLVGKLTHPENNPALRRFQYACNPAAILISSVHGQVEPFCLMFAAAAALALRRQRPVAAGILLGLAIGSKTWPALFLPALLLGADSARARIKITVGAVAVPVLLFVTMPITTGAAWSSLGSDARVMEGYRSITGTWGWTAVLDKIRGIAPDPLFGQKLSPEQHRVGTMLMLLAVVVVLWRWRSADSVTLMACLGSAFLVVTSGFGAQYLVWPMPFQTARPNRWTVPFHLVAGAYAGFGYLVLSQSGRLYTDYASSWYVGSAAVIAVLIGCMAATQPGPRRTRPSRAAHRLVPAAPHGQS; from the coding sequence GTGTTCGACTGGCACGTCTTCGCGCCGCAGGGTTCGCTGCTCCTGCTCGCCGCGGTCCTGATGATCGTGGCCGAGCGGAAGCAGTGGCGGCCGTCGCTGCTGGTGGTGGTCGTGGTGGCCCTGGCCCTGCGCGGCGAGATGGCGCTGGTGTCCTACAACATCCAGCCGTACGACACGTTCCATTACTTCTTCGAGGTCGGCCGCCGGGTACTCGCCCACCAGGACCTGTTGAACCACAAGAACGACAACCCCTCGTTGCCCGGGGCGATGGTTTCCAGCGGCTGGAGCTATCTGCCGGTCTACGCCTGGCCGCTGGGCGGGATGTACTGGATCGCCAAGCACGGCATCCTGCCCTGGTACCTGGCCTCGAAACTGGCCCCCATCGGGGCGGACACCGTGGTCGCGGTGCTGGTCGGGAAGCTCACCCACCCGGAGAACAACCCGGCCCTGCGCCGCTTCCAGTACGCCTGCAACCCGGCCGCGATCCTGATCTCGAGCGTGCACGGTCAGGTCGAGCCGTTCTGCCTGATGTTCGCCGCCGCGGCCGCGCTGGCCCTGCGCCGGCAGCGACCCGTGGCCGCCGGGATCCTGCTCGGCCTGGCGATCGGCAGCAAGACCTGGCCCGCGCTGTTCCTGCCCGCGCTGCTGCTGGGCGCGGACTCCGCCCGGGCGCGGATCAAGATCACGGTCGGCGCGGTCGCGGTCCCGGTGCTGTTGTTCGTCACGATGCCGATCACGACCGGCGCCGCCTGGTCGAGCCTCGGCAGCGACGCGAGGGTCATGGAGGGCTACCGCTCGATCACCGGCACCTGGGGCTGGACCGCGGTACTGGACAAGATCCGGGGCATCGCCCCGGACCCGCTGTTCGGCCAGAAGCTCAGCCCCGAGCAGCACCGGGTCGGCACAATGCTGATGCTGCTGGCCGTGGTCGTCGTGCTCTGGCGCTGGCGCTCGGCGGACTCGGTGACGTTGATGGCCTGCCTCGGGTCGGCCTTCCTGGTGGTCACCTCCGGCTTCGGCGCGCAGTACCTGGTGTGGCCGATGCCCTTCCAGACCGCCCGCCCGAACCGCTGGACCGTCCCGTTCCATCTGGTCGCCGGCGCGTACGCCGGGTTCGGGTACCTGGTGCTCAGCCAGTCCGGCCGGCTGTACACGGACTATGCGAGCTCGTGGTACGTCGGATCGGCAGCGGTGATCGCGGTGCTGATCGGGTGCATGGCCGCGACCCAGCCGGGACCGCGGCGGACCCGGCCTTCCCGGGCGGCCCATCGCCTCGTCCCCGCGGCCCCCCACGGGCAGAGTTGA
- a CDS encoding phosphatase PAP2 family protein, translated as MALQRGRTLVLNRYGRELGALAVLCAVYKGGRMLRSGDTASAYRNAHRVWDLERWLHLPNELSEQHALLTSHALIRFANTYYAFVHFPATGAFLLWAFLRRPQQYPPIRRVMVFATGLGLLIELFFPLAPPRMLDGYGFIDTGAKYGPTVYSTDSAHAQLINQFGAMPSLHVTWAVMVAAGVIATCRGKWRWLVLLHPTITAIVVVGTANHYWLDGIVSCLILLLVSFVLLRLPPTNFRRVMGLFRRSSQPPATLDAEPVGTGSTSRER; from the coding sequence GTGGCACTGCAGCGAGGGCGCACGCTGGTCCTGAACCGCTACGGCCGCGAGTTGGGCGCGCTGGCCGTGCTCTGTGCCGTCTACAAGGGCGGCCGGATGCTGCGGTCGGGCGACACCGCGTCGGCGTACCGCAACGCGCATCGCGTCTGGGACCTCGAGCGCTGGCTGCACCTGCCCAACGAGCTGTCGGAGCAGCACGCGTTGCTGACCAGCCACGCGCTGATCCGGTTCGCCAACACCTACTACGCGTTCGTGCACTTCCCGGCGACCGGGGCGTTCCTGCTGTGGGCGTTCCTGCGGCGACCGCAGCAGTACCCGCCCATCCGCCGGGTGATGGTGTTCGCGACCGGCCTGGGCCTGCTCATCGAACTGTTCTTCCCGCTCGCGCCACCCCGGATGCTCGACGGCTATGGGTTCATCGACACCGGCGCGAAGTACGGACCCACCGTCTACAGCACGGATTCCGCGCACGCCCAACTGATCAACCAGTTCGGGGCGATGCCGAGCCTGCACGTGACCTGGGCAGTGATGGTCGCCGCCGGCGTGATCGCGACCTGCCGCGGCAAGTGGCGCTGGCTGGTGCTGCTGCACCCGACGATCACCGCGATCGTGGTGGTCGGCACCGCCAACCACTACTGGCTCGACGGGATCGTCTCGTGCCTGATCCTGCTGCTGGTCAGCTTCGTCCTGCTGCGGCTGCCGCCGACCAACTTCCGGCGCGTCATGGGGCTGTTCAGACGTTCTTCGCAACCGCCGGCAACACTCGACGCCGAGCCCGTGGGAACCGGCTCGACCAGCCGCGAAAGGTAG
- a CDS encoding ABC transporter ATP-binding protein, producing MLELRELSAGYGATRVLHDVNLVVPSGAVVALLGANGAGKTTLLRVAAGLLVPESGRMVVDGVDVTGWPPHRVVERGVCHVPEGRGVFPSLTVRENLVVQAKRGQEKAAVAAAAAAFPVLGRRLNQVAGTMSGGEQQMLALAKAYVQSPSTVLLDEVSMGLAPIVVDEIFEFLRRLAADGASLLLVEQYVTKALAMADYVYLLQKGRIVFSGEPGELDGEDLFARYLGHAA from the coding sequence GTGCTCGAACTGCGGGAGTTGTCTGCGGGGTACGGCGCGACCCGGGTACTGCACGACGTGAATCTGGTCGTACCGAGCGGGGCAGTGGTCGCGCTGCTGGGTGCCAACGGCGCGGGCAAGACCACGTTGCTGCGGGTGGCCGCCGGTCTGCTGGTGCCGGAGTCCGGCCGGATGGTCGTCGACGGGGTCGATGTAACCGGGTGGCCGCCGCACCGGGTCGTCGAGCGCGGGGTGTGCCACGTACCCGAGGGGCGTGGGGTGTTCCCGTCGCTGACAGTGCGGGAGAACTTGGTCGTGCAGGCGAAACGGGGGCAGGAGAAGGCGGCGGTGGCGGCCGCGGCCGCGGCGTTCCCGGTGCTGGGTCGTCGGCTGAACCAGGTCGCCGGGACGATGTCCGGTGGTGAGCAGCAGATGCTCGCGCTGGCGAAGGCCTACGTGCAGTCGCCCTCGACGGTGCTGCTCGACGAGGTCAGCATGGGCCTGGCCCCGATCGTCGTCGACGAGATCTTCGAGTTCCTGCGCCGGTTGGCGGCCGACGGCGCCAGCCTGCTGCTGGTCGAGCAGTACGTGACCAAGGCCCTGGCCATGGCCGACTACGTCTACCTGCTGCAGAAGGGCCGGATCGTGTTCTCCGGTGAGCCCGGTGAGCTGGACGGGGAGGACTTGTTCGCGCGGTACCTGGGCCACGCCGCCTGA